In Haloplanus rubicundus, one DNA window encodes the following:
- a CDS encoding AI-2E family transporter encodes MDERRAVVALFGLVVALVTTFIAYRFVAALTVAVFLYYSTRRFYKALGRLHLPKRVRAMTVLLLLAVPLLLLLSYTLVLLVTETRQFLSTYAVLDIAVTNVPWLQGLEDLPELTFAGVVEAYRAGRFDAIIDFLMENAAVLTSAITGFFLNLFIVVVVTYYLLIDGGKFRRWLLRFDDDAIVREYLEAADRELEAILFGNLLNVIAIALIAVGSFKGYNALVPAAVEVPYPALAGVLTGVASLIPVVGMKVVYVPLAGAIAAPMVVNAQYSLAGYLVAFLFVAVVVVDTIPDLILRPYLSGERTHVGLLMLAYIFGPVVFGFYGLFFAPIVLALGITFAHTALPRLLGGDEAVDTSPELPADQRRLDDF; translated from the coding sequence ATGGACGAACGACGTGCAGTGGTCGCCCTGTTCGGTCTCGTCGTGGCTCTGGTCACCACCTTCATCGCGTATCGCTTCGTCGCCGCCCTCACCGTCGCCGTCTTCCTCTACTACTCGACGCGCCGCTTCTACAAGGCGCTCGGACGGCTTCACCTCCCCAAGCGGGTGCGGGCGATGACCGTACTGTTGCTTCTCGCCGTCCCGCTTCTTCTCCTCCTTAGCTACACGCTCGTGTTGCTCGTCACCGAGACCCGACAGTTCCTGTCGACGTACGCCGTCCTCGATATCGCGGTGACGAACGTGCCGTGGCTCCAGGGACTCGAGGACCTCCCCGAACTCACGTTCGCGGGAGTCGTCGAGGCGTATCGCGCGGGCCGGTTCGACGCCATCATCGACTTCCTGATGGAGAACGCGGCGGTGCTGACGAGTGCGATCACGGGTTTTTTCCTCAACCTGTTCATCGTCGTCGTCGTCACCTACTACCTGCTGATCGACGGCGGGAAGTTTCGCCGGTGGCTCCTCCGGTTCGACGACGACGCCATCGTCCGCGAGTATCTGGAGGCTGCCGACCGCGAACTCGAAGCCATCCTCTTTGGCAACCTCCTGAACGTCATCGCCATCGCGCTCATCGCCGTCGGCTCGTTCAAGGGGTACAACGCCCTCGTCCCGGCCGCCGTCGAGGTGCCGTATCCCGCCCTCGCGGGCGTCCTGACGGGCGTCGCGAGCCTCATCCCCGTCGTCGGGATGAAGGTGGTGTACGTCCCCCTCGCCGGCGCCATCGCCGCACCGATGGTCGTCAACGCCCAGTACTCGCTCGCCGGCTACCTCGTTGCCTTCCTGTTCGTGGCCGTCGTCGTCGTCGACACCATCCCCGACCTCATCCTGCGTCCGTATCTCAGCGGCGAGCGCACCCACGTCGGCCTGTTGATGCTCGCGTACATCTTCGGCCCGGTCGTGTTCGGGTTCTACGGGCTCTTTTTCGCGCCCATCGTTCTCGCGCTCGGCATCACCTTCGCCCACACGGCGCTGCCCCGCCTCCTCGGCGGCGACGAAGCCGTCGACACCTCGCCGGAACTCCCGGCGGACCAGCGGCGACTCGACGACTTCTGA
- a CDS encoding NAD-dependent epimerase/dehydratase family protein — protein MDVLLTGAFGRVGTAVIDGLADREAYEFTYLDQNPHPEYESVVADVTDYESIRPAFETADAVIHLAGYPTTDGSWPEILRNNVIGTYNAIEAAADAGVERFVFASTNHVVGMYELEHGPDIYAPDADLCVDHTAPARPDSYYGVSKLFGEGLGRYYVEHPEHDYPRRFYALRICGVRHAEYDHPYGDAERGVEEGRFERGSEAYDRAVARRKAMWTSRRDLAQFVECCLSDDSVDFDVFYVVSDNDRRWFDIDHARDVLGYDPEDDAEEWDAPE, from the coding sequence ATGGACGTATTACTCACGGGGGCATTCGGGCGGGTCGGCACGGCGGTGATCGACGGTCTGGCCGACCGAGAGGCGTACGAGTTCACGTATCTGGATCAGAACCCACATCCGGAGTACGAGTCGGTCGTCGCGGACGTCACCGACTACGAATCGATCAGACCGGCGTTCGAGACGGCCGATGCAGTGATTCACTTGGCAGGATATCCGACGACGGACGGGAGCTGGCCCGAGATTCTCCGGAACAACGTGATCGGGACGTACAACGCCATCGAGGCGGCAGCCGATGCGGGCGTCGAGCGGTTCGTCTTCGCTTCGACCAACCACGTCGTCGGCATGTACGAACTCGAGCACGGACCCGATATCTACGCGCCGGACGCGGACCTCTGCGTCGATCACACCGCGCCCGCCCGGCCCGACTCGTACTACGGCGTCTCGAAGCTCTTCGGGGAAGGGCTGGGACGGTACTACGTCGAACACCCCGAACACGACTACCCGCGCCGCTTCTACGCGCTCCGGATCTGTGGCGTGCGCCACGCCGAGTACGATCACCCGTACGGCGATGCCGAACGAGGCGTCGAAGAGGGACGGTTCGAACGCGGGAGCGAGGCGTACGACCGGGCCGTCGCCCGACGGAAGGCCATGTGGACGTCGCGCCGTGACCTCGCACAGTTCGTCGAGTGCTGTCTGTCGGACGACTCCGTCGATTTCGACGTCTTCTACGTCGTGAGCGACAACGACCGTCGGTGGTTCGACATCGACCACGCCCGCGACGTTCTCGGATACGACCCCGAGGACGACGCCGAGGAGTGGGACGCCCCCGAGTAG
- a CDS encoding CBS domain-containing protein, translating to MRGIRIGSAFGIPIKLDLTFLIVLPLFAWLIGSDVGNLVGVLNDMFGATMPVDALTAGSTRWVLGAAAASGLFFCVLLHEFGHSLVAMRYGYHIESITLWLFGGVARFTEMPENWKQEFTIAVAGPLVSVALGALSYLAFLVVPGALPTVQFVLAYLALTNVALAVFNMLPGFPMDGGRVLRALLARRRPHARATQIAAEVGKLFAVVLAIVGLFANLFLVALAFFIYIGASGEAQQTVMKAAFQDVTVGDIMTPASELQTVTADTAITTLTDRMFRERHTGYPVLRQGSLVGMVTLDDTREVREVERDAYRVEDVMATDLVTISPDADAMDAISMMQREKVGRLPVVDEAGDLVGLISRSDLVTAFNIIRTRGSESDIGSGIGRLSTDAEFPQR from the coding sequence ATGCGCGGTATCCGCATCGGAAGTGCGTTCGGGATTCCGATCAAGCTCGATCTCACCTTCCTCATCGTCCTCCCGCTGTTCGCGTGGCTGATCGGGTCGGACGTGGGCAACCTCGTCGGCGTCCTCAACGATATGTTCGGGGCGACGATGCCCGTCGACGCGCTCACCGCGGGGTCGACGCGGTGGGTCCTCGGCGCCGCGGCGGCGAGTGGCCTCTTTTTCTGCGTCCTCCTCCACGAGTTCGGCCACTCCCTGGTCGCCATGCGCTACGGCTACCACATCGAGTCGATCACGCTCTGGCTGTTCGGCGGCGTCGCCCGGTTCACCGAGATGCCCGAAAACTGGAAACAGGAGTTCACCATCGCCGTCGCGGGGCCGCTCGTCAGCGTCGCCCTCGGCGCCCTCTCGTATCTCGCCTTCCTCGTCGTCCCCGGCGCGCTGCCGACCGTGCAGTTCGTCCTCGCCTACCTCGCCCTGACGAACGTCGCGCTCGCGGTGTTCAACATGCTCCCCGGCTTCCCGATGGACGGCGGCCGCGTCCTGCGGGCGTTGCTGGCGCGGCGGCGGCCCCACGCCCGCGCGACACAGATCGCCGCCGAAGTGGGCAAACTGTTCGCGGTGGTGCTCGCCATCGTCGGCCTCTTCGCCAACCTGTTTCTGGTCGCGCTCGCCTTCTTCATCTACATCGGCGCCTCCGGCGAGGCCCAGCAGACGGTGATGAAGGCGGCGTTTCAGGACGTCACCGTCGGCGACATCATGACCCCCGCGTCGGAGCTACAGACCGTCACCGCCGACACCGCCATCACGACGCTGACCGACCGCATGTTCCGCGAGCGCCACACGGGCTATCCCGTCCTCCGACAGGGGAGCCTCGTCGGCATGGTCACCCTCGACGACACGCGCGAGGTGCGCGAGGTGGAGCGCGACGCCTACCGCGTCGAGGACGTGATGGCGACGGATCTGGTGACCATCTCGCCCGACGCGGACGCGATGGACGCCATCTCGATGATGCAACGCGAGAAGGTTGGTCGCCTCCCCGTCGTCGACGAGGCGGGCGACCTAGTCGGGCTCATCTCGCGGTCCGACCTCGTCACCGCGTTCAACATCATCCGCACCCGCGGGTCGGAGAGCGACATCGGGTCCGGAATCGGGCGCCTCTCGACCGACGCGGAGTTCCCCCAGCGGTGA
- a CDS encoding hybrid sensor histidine kinase/response regulator — protein MSVDDPAQVPDVSRGRGSIRVLHVDDDDDLVELAADALERSSEALRVQTETSVDDALTRLETDDVDCVVSDYEMPGRDGLEFLRVVRECDPDLPFILFTGKGSEEIASEAISAGVTDYLQKERGLDQYAVLANRIENAVSKHGAERMVRRAYGAMDTAREGIALLDEDGYFRYVNQAYAGITGYERGALIGEHWELLYPDAHVDRIYDEILPAVPRDGRWSGRTVYERADGDHIVTSHALAYADDGSLICLVRDCDDDRDVDDFETVAADEDERTTSAADGILDDALDALGDVFYVLDTEGNVVYVNEPKVTGYDRAEIESMDSTELFDPADRERVVEGIRHALETGSDERELRLRTEVGGRRTYEFCSWTLTDADGEPSHVVGIGRDVSGRKDRERALNGLHRTTRDLMRADSTAEIAELTVEALADILTLTQAGVHYHSERETALVPAAWTSEVEDVIGEPPDLGPGSIAWEAFETGEVKHYEDLGNADDLHNESTVLGSELIVPLGDHGVVIVAAVEADAFDENDRRLVQLLCENVTAAIERITHETVLRKREVELERENERLDEFASLVSHDLRNPLNVASGRLELARETCESTHIDEAIQALERMETLVDDVLKLAREGEAVDETEPVALSTVVERCWANVETDGVTLDRVDEATIAADRSRLAQVFENLFRNSVEHGSTSNRTESGDAVEHGSTGPRSQAPEDSVEHGSRDDRSESSHEDFLEVTVGTITDAADEVRGFYVEDDGVGIDPDEREQVFEAGYSTGDGGTGFGLRIVEDIVRAHGWTIECTDGAAGGVRFEITGVVAR, from the coding sequence ATGAGTGTCGACGACCCGGCGCAAGTTCCCGACGTTTCCCGCGGCCGGGGGTCGATTCGGGTCCTCCACGTCGACGACGACGACGACTTGGTCGAGTTGGCCGCCGATGCCCTCGAACGGAGTAGCGAGGCGTTACGCGTCCAGACGGAGACGAGCGTCGACGACGCGCTCACGCGGTTGGAAACCGACGACGTCGACTGCGTCGTCAGCGATTACGAGATGCCCGGGCGGGACGGCCTCGAGTTCCTCCGGGTCGTTCGCGAGTGTGATCCCGACCTGCCCTTTATCCTCTTTACCGGCAAGGGAAGCGAGGAGATAGCCAGCGAGGCCATCTCCGCCGGCGTCACCGACTACCTCCAGAAGGAGCGCGGGCTCGATCAGTACGCCGTCCTCGCCAACCGAATCGAAAACGCGGTGTCGAAACACGGTGCCGAACGGATGGTCCGTCGCGCGTACGGGGCGATGGACACCGCCCGCGAGGGGATCGCCCTCCTCGACGAGGACGGCTACTTTCGGTACGTCAACCAGGCGTACGCCGGCATCACGGGGTACGAGCGAGGGGCGCTCATCGGCGAACACTGGGAACTCCTCTACCCGGATGCCCACGTCGACCGGATCTACGACGAAATCCTCCCGGCCGTCCCCCGCGACGGCCGGTGGAGCGGGCGGACGGTGTACGAACGCGCGGACGGCGACCACATCGTGACGAGCCACGCGCTCGCGTACGCCGACGACGGGAGCCTGATCTGCCTGGTTCGGGACTGCGACGACGACCGGGACGTGGACGACTTCGAGACGGTCGCTGCGGACGAGGACGAGCGAACGACATCTGCGGCCGACGGCATTCTCGACGACGCCCTCGACGCCCTCGGCGACGTGTTCTACGTCCTCGACACCGAGGGCAACGTCGTCTACGTGAACGAGCCGAAGGTGACGGGGTACGATAGGGCAGAGATCGAATCGATGGACTCCACGGAACTGTTCGATCCGGCGGACCGCGAACGGGTCGTCGAGGGCATCCGCCACGCACTCGAAACCGGCTCCGACGAACGCGAACTGCGCCTCCGAACCGAAGTGGGCGGTCGGCGAACCTACGAGTTCTGTAGCTGGACACTGACCGACGCGGACGGCGAGCCGTCCCACGTCGTCGGTATCGGCCGCGACGTCTCCGGCCGGAAGGACCGCGAGCGGGCGCTGAACGGTCTCCACCGGACGACCCGGGATCTGATGCGCGCCGACTCGACGGCGGAGATCGCGGAGCTAACCGTCGAGGCGCTCGCGGACATCCTGACGCTCACGCAGGCCGGCGTTCACTACCACTCGGAACGCGAGACGGCGCTCGTGCCGGCCGCCTGGACGAGTGAAGTGGAGGACGTGATCGGCGAACCGCCCGATCTGGGGCCGGGAAGCATCGCCTGGGAGGCCTTCGAGACCGGCGAGGTGAAACACTACGAGGACCTCGGAAACGCCGACGACCTCCACAACGAGTCGACGGTGCTGGGGAGCGAACTGATCGTCCCGCTGGGGGACCACGGGGTCGTCATCGTCGCCGCGGTGGAAGCCGACGCCTTCGACGAGAACGACCGCCGCCTCGTGCAGTTGCTCTGTGAGAACGTCACCGCCGCCATCGAGCGCATCACCCACGAAACGGTGCTTCGCAAGCGCGAGGTCGAACTCGAACGCGAGAACGAACGCCTCGACGAGTTCGCCAGCCTCGTCAGCCACGACCTTCGGAACCCACTCAACGTCGCGAGCGGTCGCCTCGAACTGGCGAGGGAGACGTGCGAGAGCACGCACATCGACGAGGCCATCCAGGCGCTCGAACGCATGGAGACGCTCGTCGACGACGTGCTCAAACTCGCCCGGGAGGGCGAAGCGGTCGACGAAACCGAACCGGTCGCGCTGTCGACCGTCGTCGAACGGTGCTGGGCGAACGTCGAAACCGACGGCGTGACCCTCGACCGCGTCGACGAGGCCACCATCGCCGCCGACAGGAGCCGGCTCGCACAGGTGTTCGAGAACCTGTTTCGGAACAGCGTGGAGCACGGCTCCACGAGCAACCGGACGGAGTCCGGTGACGCTGTCGAACACGGTTCGACAGGCCCTCGGTCACAAGCTCCCGAGGACAGTGTGGAGCATGGCTCCAGGGACGACCGATCCGAGTCCAGTCACGAGGACTTCCTCGAAGTCACCGTCGGGACCATCACCGACGCCGCCGACGAGGTACGGGGCTTCTACGTCGAGGACGACGGTGTCGGCATCGACCCCGACGAGCGCGAGCAAGTGTTCGAAGCGGGCTACTCGACCGGTGACGGCGGGACGGGCTTCGGCCTCCGCATCGTCGAGGACATCGTGCGCGCCCACGGCTGGACCATCGAGTGTACCGACGGCGCGGCGGGTGGCGTCCGATTCGAGATCACCGGCGTCGTCGCGCGGTGA
- the phnC gene encoding phosphonate ABC transporter ATP-binding protein: protein MTLRIEKLTKQYGDTTALSEISFEISDGTFAVVLGESGAGKSTLLRILNGLTQPTSGGVYLDGDEITNSRSDVGMVFQQHNLVEELSAYSNALTGTLNRTGFFRSLLNRQSVEDRELALEALETVGLLEEAGQKVNSMSGGQQQRVGIARALVQRPNLLLADEPVASLDPSSAETVMEYLEETAETRNLTTLASLHQVNIAREFGEQFIGLKDGDVIFDGPREELTTGVLEEIYGDIETDELREGTERTETNESRRKSNASIGTQP, encoded by the coding sequence ATGACCCTTCGAATCGAGAAACTGACCAAACAATACGGTGACACGACGGCCTTATCGGAGATCTCCTTCGAGATCTCCGACGGAACGTTTGCCGTCGTTCTGGGTGAGTCCGGCGCCGGCAAGTCCACGCTGTTGCGAATCCTCAACGGGTTGACCCAGCCGACCTCGGGGGGCGTGTATCTCGACGGCGACGAAATCACCAACTCGCGGTCGGACGTCGGGATGGTGTTCCAACAGCACAACCTCGTCGAGGAGCTGAGCGCCTACAGTAACGCCCTCACCGGAACGCTCAACCGAACCGGATTCTTCCGGAGCCTGCTCAATCGCCAGTCCGTCGAGGACCGGGAACTCGCCCTGGAGGCGTTGGAGACGGTCGGCCTGCTCGAGGAGGCGGGACAGAAAGTGAACAGCATGAGCGGCGGGCAGCAACAGCGCGTCGGGATCGCTCGCGCACTGGTACAGCGACCCAATCTCCTGCTCGCCGACGAACCCGTCGCCAGTCTGGACCCGTCGAGCGCCGAGACGGTGATGGAGTACCTCGAGGAAACGGCCGAAACGCGGAACCTCACGACCCTGGCGAGCCTCCATCAGGTCAACATCGCCCGCGAGTTCGGCGAACAGTTCATCGGTCTCAAGGACGGCGACGTGATCTTCGACGGGCCACGCGAGGAGTTGACGACCGGAGTTCTCGAGGAAATCTACGGCGATATCGAGACCGACGAACTCCGCGAAGGGACCGAGCGTACCGAAACGAACGAATCCAGGCGGAAATCGAACGCGAGTATCGGGACGCAACCATGA
- a CDS encoding PhnD/SsuA/transferrin family substrate-binding protein, translating to MLQSTGIALTAGLAGCSGGSGDGSDGSSGTTVGSSGNDYEPITFLETPAETPGDTEEMWEPFAEYLQSEVDGLELNVEFADNTSAIGQALLNNQAEMTRSDIVLLANPDEIDVVGIVEEGGASVYFSALATLPDSDIEETTDIEGRSIAFADRPSTSGSLYPNYMLSQAGLDTGEAPYGDPVDYDGSWTGSHRNAVQTLINREDIVACGCDIAVLLNHVPEDQWPDRVRERSGRWDGDVGTESPELELVEASTSLPFSPIISRGNWEHPLRSDIEEAIVSINDGTLREPDGDVGNPLTAVTEASIEEYQPVIDVINTLDIDLGQL from the coding sequence GTGCTGCAGAGCACAGGGATTGCACTGACCGCCGGTCTCGCGGGCTGTTCCGGCGGTTCCGGTGATGGCTCCGATGGCAGTTCCGGCACGACCGTGGGGTCGTCGGGCAACGACTACGAGCCGATTACCTTCCTCGAGACGCCGGCCGAAACCCCGGGCGATACGGAAGAGATGTGGGAGCCGTTCGCGGAGTACCTCCAGTCGGAGGTCGACGGGTTGGAGCTAAACGTCGAGTTCGCGGACAACACCTCGGCGATCGGCCAGGCCTTGCTCAACAATCAGGCCGAGATGACCCGCAGCGACATCGTCCTGCTCGCCAACCCGGACGAGATCGACGTGGTCGGCATCGTCGAGGAGGGCGGCGCGTCGGTGTATTTCTCGGCGCTCGCCACGCTTCCCGACTCCGATATCGAGGAGACGACGGATATCGAGGGTCGAAGTATCGCGTTCGCGGACCGCCCCTCGACCAGCGGATCGCTGTATCCCAACTACATGCTCAGTCAGGCCGGACTCGACACCGGCGAAGCCCCGTACGGCGATCCGGTCGACTACGACGGCAGCTGGACCGGGAGTCACCGAAACGCCGTCCAGACGCTCATCAACCGCGAGGACATCGTCGCCTGTGGCTGTGACATCGCCGTTCTCCTGAACCACGTTCCGGAGGATCAGTGGCCGGATCGGGTTCGGGAGCGATCCGGACGGTGGGACGGCGACGTCGGGACGGAGTCGCCCGAACTGGAACTGGTCGAGGCGTCGACGTCGCTCCCCTTCTCCCCCATCATCTCGCGCGGTAACTGGGAGCATCCGCTCCGGAGCGACATCGAGGAGGCAATCGTCTCGATCAACGACGGGACGCTTCGAGAGCCCGACGGCGACGTGGGGAACCCGCTCACCGCCGTCACGGAGGCCAGCATCGAGGAGTACCAGCCGGTCATCGACGTGATCAACACGCTGGATATCGATCTGGGTCAGCTGTAA
- a CDS encoding mandelate racemase/muconate lactonizing enzyme family protein, with product MEITNVEASAHLVPVDVPLRDEVKRRRVVVASVETDEGITGHGVAAKPQWFGIRSLINEEVGPFVEGMNPLETERIYKQSQLEINPRYQTGVWHSAMSAVDIALWDIAGKYHGEPVWRLLGGAQNPVDAYVTFGLKNFNREQLAEVAADFASQGETRLKMKVGINGADDLPEDEARVAAVREAVGDDVELMIDANHEFSVNQAIKLCERLEEYDITWFEEPVYANDPDLLAKLRERTTIPISAGQNDGGRYQHRKLVQRGAVDIVQPNVVYNGGYTEGRKIAHLAQAYNLDIANGGGWPHHNAHLHAGMENGWRVEYHYIMYRVGEKLFDDPPHIDGNEVELSEEPGLGFEPDPDALDEYEVTSTDEVDW from the coding sequence ATGGAGATAACCAACGTCGAAGCGTCGGCGCATCTCGTACCGGTCGATGTCCCCCTGCGGGACGAAGTGAAACGGCGTCGGGTCGTCGTCGCGTCCGTCGAGACGGACGAGGGAATCACCGGACACGGGGTCGCGGCGAAGCCGCAGTGGTTCGGGATCCGGTCGCTGATCAACGAAGAGGTCGGCCCGTTCGTCGAGGGCATGAATCCCCTCGAGACCGAGCGGATCTACAAGCAGTCACAGCTGGAGATCAACCCCCGATACCAGACCGGCGTCTGGCACTCCGCGATGAGTGCCGTCGACATCGCCCTGTGGGACATCGCGGGGAAGTACCACGGCGAACCGGTCTGGCGGCTTCTCGGTGGGGCCCAGAACCCGGTCGACGCGTACGTCACCTTCGGGCTGAAGAACTTCAACCGCGAGCAGCTGGCGGAGGTAGCGGCCGACTTCGCCTCGCAGGGCGAGACGCGGCTGAAAATGAAAGTCGGCATCAACGGCGCGGACGACCTCCCGGAGGACGAGGCTCGAGTCGCCGCGGTCCGTGAGGCCGTCGGCGACGACGTGGAGCTGATGATCGACGCCAACCACGAGTTCTCGGTCAACCAGGCGATCAAGCTCTGTGAGCGGCTCGAAGAGTACGACATCACGTGGTTCGAGGAGCCGGTCTACGCGAACGACCCCGACCTGCTCGCGAAGCTCCGGGAACGAACGACGATTCCGATCTCGGCCGGGCAGAACGACGGCGGTCGCTACCAGCATCGCAAACTCGTGCAGCGGGGCGCGGTCGACATCGTGCAGCCGAACGTCGTCTACAACGGCGGCTACACCGAGGGCAGGAAGATAGCCCACCTCGCACAGGCGTACAACCTCGACATCGCCAACGGCGGCGGGTGGCCCCACCACAACGCGCACCTCCACGCCGGCATGGAGAACGGCTGGCGCGTCGAGTACCACTACATCATGTACCGGGTGGGCGAGAAGCTGTTCGACGACCCGCCGCACATCGACGGGAACGAGGTCGAACTCTCCGAGGAACCCGGACTCGGGTTCGAGCCGGATCCGGACGCTCTCGACGAGTACGAGGTCACGTCGACGGACGAAGTGGACTGGTAA
- a CDS encoding ABC transporter substrate-binding protein: protein MPTEDNRWRSVNRRKALKTLAATGAVGLAGCTGGDGGDGDGGDGGDGGGGGGGGDGGDGGDGGTTGSTAKSDIEGDTVQFIKGETSDQLIEVIDRAAAAFEEETGAVVEPQYTGIGDSKYQRIVSLIQSGDPPEVATINLSIGGQFYNEGALAPLTENMERLIEKHGDPVVRWQQDGEDYMIPFAQGVTDYWFRDDLLEDVGLSQDFVPDTWDKLMEYAQAHSENGPESLQEGVFVMSGQAKATGNFMMGSFLMSNGGKMCEWTGDKFEVAWRSGTQRDRMVETLSYLQNLHEYSVEAGGAGEGENEHAIPTGLGAATFDAGARVKLHSAHHDNLPYDSAKSVTNVGHIPEKRTPDSQAQVAPLYAFSGAENTEAGKRFIEFLMSDPEFASDFCWGDGPVHCQPPFPGIKESDPFQNHLKNDLADHWDTRPYGGYDNSNGIGASAKRHLYEATSHADAQIFEAERTNPHLGSIWATGILSEMVQAVNVDQKDPETVVDNYAPQVQDILDRSQGGGL from the coding sequence ATGCCCACGGAAGACAACCGTTGGCGTAGCGTAAATCGTAGAAAAGCGCTTAAGACACTCGCAGCAACCGGTGCTGTCGGTCTGGCAGGATGTACCGGTGGCGACGGCGGCGACGGCGACGGCGGCGACGGCGGCGATGGCGGCGGTGGCGGCGGTGGCGGCGATGGCGGCGATGGCGGCGATGGCGGTACCACCGGGAGTACCGCCAAATCCGACATCGAGGGGGACACCGTCCAGTTCATCAAAGGCGAAACCAGCGACCAACTGATCGAGGTCATCGACCGCGCCGCGGCCGCGTTCGAGGAAGAGACCGGAGCCGTCGTCGAACCGCAGTATACCGGGATCGGGGACAGCAAGTACCAGCGGATCGTCTCGCTGATCCAGTCCGGAGACCCCCCGGAAGTGGCGACGATCAACCTGTCGATCGGGGGCCAGTTCTACAACGAGGGCGCCCTCGCGCCCCTCACCGAGAACATGGAGCGTCTGATCGAAAAGCACGGGGACCCGGTCGTCAGGTGGCAGCAGGACGGCGAGGACTATATGATTCCCTTCGCACAGGGAGTCACGGATTACTGGTTCCGCGACGACTTGCTTGAGGACGTCGGCCTCAGTCAGGACTTCGTCCCGGACACGTGGGACAAGCTGATGGAGTACGCCCAGGCCCACTCCGAGAACGGTCCCGAAAGTCTCCAAGAGGGCGTGTTCGTCATGTCGGGCCAGGCGAAGGCCACGGGGAACTTCATGATGGGCTCGTTCCTCATGTCCAACGGGGGGAAGATGTGCGAGTGGACCGGCGACAAGTTCGAGGTGGCGTGGCGAAGCGGGACGCAGCGCGACAGGATGGTCGAGACGCTGAGCTATCTCCAGAACCTCCACGAGTACTCCGTGGAGGCCGGTGGCGCCGGCGAGGGCGAGAACGAGCACGCCATCCCCACGGGGCTCGGGGCGGCCACCTTCGACGCCGGTGCGCGGGTGAAGCTCCACTCGGCACACCACGACAACCTGCCGTACGACTCCGCGAAGAGCGTCACCAACGTGGGACACATCCCGGAGAAGCGGACGCCGGACAGCCAGGCCCAGGTCGCGCCGCTCTACGCGTTCTCGGGTGCCGAGAACACCGAGGCTGGCAAGCGGTTCATCGAGTTCCTGATGTCCGATCCCGAGTTCGCGTCCGACTTCTGTTGGGGCGACGGCCCTGTCCACTGTCAGCCGCCGTTCCCGGGGATCAAGGAATCCGACCCCTTCCAGAACCACCTGAAAAACGATCTGGCCGACCACTGGGACACCCGGCCCTACGGGGGCTACGACAACTCGAACGGCATCGGCGCGTCGGCGAAGCGTCACCTGTACGAGGCGACGTCACACGCCGACGCACAGATCTTCGAGGCCGAGAGAACGAACCCCCACCTCGGGTCCATCTGGGCGACCGGCATCCTGTCGGAGATGGTCCAGGCAGTCAACGTCGACCAGAAGGATCCCGAAACGGTCGTCGACAACTACGCGCCGCAGGTCCAGGACATCCTCGACCGGAGCCAGGGCGGCGGTCTCTAA